In Myxocyprinus asiaticus isolate MX2 ecotype Aquarium Trade chromosome 8, UBuf_Myxa_2, whole genome shotgun sequence, a single genomic region encodes these proteins:
- the tet2 gene encoding methylcytosine dioxygenase TET2 isoform X1 yields MNIDVEVVCFIDEQKEARWLPFRICLRGELNGLLEFYKVEGLKTSFPKYTISLQLVEQTGRREGSLVNGLRADQMEEEKNSHETEESLIIAQISATQQTETLLAKRKNGDQSPDVLSQQLNGDTNWTYFKPSPEVYPVKQQWGKCSSPTNIKGILDQNMYEMNGEKKHALSEQTLDFHQPKKHCTDSEMNGVEDLKLWDKREAGVVHQLEEFPKHKPGDSDLKRNKRNCNFPNGDVFSLSRNKQVPMPNGAPITPTSEKGTTGDLLEKTLSQYYPELVSIAPQTYSSQVDEVTSNLSEQAIPTPSFTSGIPISPQTSASEPLAKAIPEVQGSNGYNPEFRVNRYSVSFANEQKEPTEMETHSLSQAGVESNMTLQTGINSFSQIQKDREGLSNDTESLSMFSKSNQDFNRESYILPPVMAGTTCPTDRDGTFNSFSCSTSPHAQSTKTNQQNLQFKIPQKLQMDGSLQDNKDSLLQQQTFEPQTVDNRLISQACSTAPQNQCSEQDNTLHAGQKNSMSKSTENSSQKDWTDLNSAPSPHPPTDQPHMWDFFLNQAQMQQDTVPQSQSHLINPVHSNSFQSQNFSKPSFASHERQTQDIYKNSPPSAQLPHSSSPECQQRNSGMQGHFNMQSNKPQQLCKNDQDLDQIRSPGMLSQPPPVEPHKQATSTYPHRFLQNVHRMQAAPQSQDTAQSQTDAPLLKRLKMEGCLHSESQRLPLANKTTAQTQSSPIMRANSIFLDSFRSNVQPLSNEVDATLSDAIQIQKNLQQNIQYSQGSSKQLNYQQPLHHRIHNHLELTDSRSRLSQIPNDLQIPQADLQRHAALRMHILQKQERQGPNHIRPSMQAMKSENCASLEAPAQLPPLQMQQQYQDKTKVMPLIVKQECPSSACEQSQQRSILATMEQQLQQYELSPVFERKSLLIKSPNKVKVEMAGGVTVLSTSAEGNIKHQCKPQDFTPPKKIGLQSFLESPMKLLDTPIKNLLDTPVKTQYDIPSCHCVEQIIERDEGPYYTHLGSAPTIAGIRDVMEKRSGLTGSAIRIEKVVYTGKEGKSAQGCPIAKWVIRRASVDEKLLVLVRERVGHSCETSCIVVVILIWEGIPTNLADSLYSELSGTLTKHGALTNRRCARNEERTCACQGFEPDACGASFSFGCSWSMYYNGCKFARSKVPRKFKLLGDDPKEEEKLEQNLQGLATLMAPLYKKMAPDAYSNQVEHEHRAPDCRLGQKEGRPFSGVTACLDFCAHAHRDLHNMQGGSTVVCTLTREDNREIGKIPEDEQLHVLPLYKASSTDEFGSAEAQLEKTKTGAIQVLNAFRRQVRMLSEPAKSCRQKKLDAKKAAANKTTHPSTPNSKMDSTQQAKQKQSAYEYPGQNTPVTGPSNMKATPDSGQPLNAHAAHLQQHQQPTCPNPAPPYPGPAFSRFLNPPGSLPNTFKPAQPHPQTPSSASPYPSSLNVSNPYINMSNSSIPYSGSLTPNTLYTGNQCNGGGRMDNYHPYYFSNLKHLDMYHPQRNSLYSEQQYSAPQHYGVNYPPHYGEPSLAVNGYSTCNMRPGMHSMGHFPGYSPNMPPDAFSRPPSAHSHLDYAAVGKSSQFEAYPKPHMSQNPQMFPPNLNTLSMQSNKDLEINSHGTNGISQVFPPLGNECFNPNQPPGLMQFNENAFNPLVKQEPCSLTLEKKEKEDVWSDSEHNFLDPEIGGVAVAPSHGSIIIECAKRELHATTPLKKPDRNHPTRISLVFYQHKNLNEAKHGLALWEAKMAEKAREKEDDAEKHGAENTSSKSSGKKVKRELSEASEPPSKRFLLMLTGQSMSCTTNTYVSTSPYAFTKVTGPYNHFL; encoded by the exons GACGCAGAGAGGGCAGCCTTGTGAATGGACTCAGAGCAGACCagatggaagaagaaaaaaacagccaTGAGACGGAAGAAAGTCTGATAATTGCACAAATCAGTGCCACTCAGCAGACAGAGACTCTACTCGCAAAGCGGAAGAATGGAGATCAGTCACCTGATGTCTTATCTCAACAGCTCAATGGGGACACCAACTGGACATATTTTAAGCCCAGCCCAGAGGTCTACCCAGTGAAACAACAATGGGGGAAATGTTCCAGCCCTACTAACATTAAGGGGATACTTGATCAAAATATGTATGAAATGAATGGAGAGAAAAAGCATGCGCTCAGTGAACAGACACTTGACTTTCACCAGCCTAAAAAGCACTGCACTGATTCAGAGATGAATGGAGTTGAGGACCTGAAGCTTTGGGATAAAAGAGAGGCAGGAGTGGTGCACCAATTAGAGGAATTCCCTAAGCACAAGCCAGGGGATTCTGATTTAAAACGTAATAAGAGAAACTGTAATTTTCCCAATGGGGATGTCTTCTCGCTGTCTAGGAACAAGCAGGTGCCAATGCCCAATGGTGCTCCAATTACCCCAACTTCAGAGAAGGGTACAACTGGTGACCTTTTAGAGAAAACTTTGTCTCAGTATTACCCAGAACTTGTTTCCATTGCACCTCAGACCTACTCATCTCAAGTAGATGAGGTCACCAGCAACCTGTCTGAGCAGGCAATTCCTACACCTTCATTTACCTCAGGTATCCCTATCTCACCCCAAACTTCTGCCTCCGAGCCACTTGCCAAAGCAATCCCAGAGGTGCAAGGCAGCAATGGCTACAACCCAGAATTTAGAGTGAATAGATACTCTGTTAGCTTTGCAAATGAGCAAAAGGAGCCTACTGAGATGGAAACACATTCACTGAGTCAGGCGGGTGTGGAGTCCAATATGACATTACAAACAGGCATCAATAGTTTCTCACAGATTCAGAAAGATAGAGAAGGCCTTTCAAATGACACTGAGTCTTTAAGCATGTTCTCTAAGTCCAACCAGGATTTCAACCGGGAATCTTACATATTGCCCCCAGTGATGGCAGGTACCACATGTCCAACTGATAGGGATGGTACATTCAACTCATTCAGTTGCTCAACCAGCCCTCATGCACAAAGCACCAAGACAAATCAGCAGAACCTACAGTTTAAGATCCCACAGAAACTGCAAATGGATGGAAGCCTCCAGGACAATAAAGATTCTTTATTGCAGCAGCAGACTTTTGAGCCTCAAACTGTAGACAACAGGTTGATTTCCCAGGCCTGTTCAACAGCACCTCAGAATCAATGCAGTGAGCAAGATAATACTCTGCACGCAGGTCAAAAAAATTCAATGTCAAAGAGTACAGAAAACTCATCTCAAAAGGACTGGACTGATTTAAACTCAGCTCCATCACCACACCCACCTACCGACCAACCTCACATGTGGGATTTTTTCCTTAACCAGGCTCAAATGCAGCAGGATACAGTTCCACAGAGCCAAAGTCATCTAATAAATCCTGTACACTCAAACAGCTTCCAGTCTCAAAATTTCAGTAAGCCCAGTTTTGCCTCACATGAACGTCAGACACAAGATATTTACAAAAATTCCCCACCCAGTGCACAACTTCCCCACAGTTCTAGCCCTGAATGTCAACAGAGAAATTCTGGTATGCAGGGTCACTTTAACATGCAATCTAACAAACCCCAGCAATTATGCAAAAATGATCAAGATTTGGACCAGATTCGATCTCCAGGTATGCTCTCTCAGCCACCACCTGTTGAGCCTCATAAGCAGGCCACCAGCACATACCCTCATCGGTTTCTCCAGAATGTGCATAGAATGCAAGCAGCTCCACAATCACAAGACACTGCCCAGAGCCAGACAGATGCACCTCTCTTGAAAAGGCTTAAAATGGAGGGCTGCCTTCATTCAGAATCCCAGAGGTTACCTCTAGCtaacaaaacaacagcacaaactcAGTCTAGTCCAATTATGAGAGCAAACTCTATATTTCTAGATTCTTTTAGGTCAAATGTACAGCCTTTGTCTAATGAAGTGGACGCTACGCTAAGTGATGCAATACAGATCCAAAAGAACCTCCAGCAGAACATACAGTACTCTCAGGGCAGCAGTAAGCAACTGAACTACCAGCAACCTCTCCATCACAGGATACACAATCATTTGGAACTGACGGATTCACGATCGCGACTGTCTCAAATTCCAAATGATCTGCAGATACCTCAAGCAGATTTGCAGAGACATGCAGCCTTGCGAATGCACATTCTACAGAAGCAGGAGAGGCAAGGCCCCAACCACATTAGGCCAAGTATGCAAGCCATGAAAAGTGAAAACTGTGCAAGTTTAGAGGCCCCAGCTCAACTGCCACCCCTTCAAATGCAGCAGCAATATCAAGACAAAACCAAAGTCATGCCTCTGATAGTAAAGCAGGAGTGTCCATCTTCAGCCTGTGAACAAAGCCAACAGAGGAGCATTCTAGCTACAATGGAACAGCAGTTACAACAGTATGAGCTCTCACCTGTGTTTGAAAGAAAATCTTTGCTCATCAAGTCACCCAATAAGGTGAAGGTGGAGATGGCTGGGGGGGTGACAGTGCTCTCAACTAGTGCTGAGGGGAATATCAAGCACCAGTGCAAACCACAAGATTTCACCCCACCTAAAAAAATTGGGTTACAAAGCTTTCTGGAGTCACCCATGAAGCTGCTTGATACACCAATAAAAAACCTGCTGGACACACCTGTGAAAACACAGTATGATATTCCATCATGCCACTGTGTCG AGCAAATAATTGAAAGGGATGAAGGCCCGTATTACACTCACTTGGGATCAGCCCCAACTATTGCAGGTATCCGCGATGTTATGGAGAAAAG GTCTGGACTGACTGGAAGTGCCATTAGGATTGAAAAAGTTGTGTATACAGGCAAGGAAGGCAAGAGCGCACAGGGCTGCCCCATCGCCAAATGG GTAATACGGAGggcaagtgtggatgagaaactccTGGTCTTGGTGCGAGAGCGGGTTGGTCACTCTTGTGAGACATCCTGTATAGTAGTGGTCATCTTGATTTGGGAAGGCATACCAACCAACCTGGCTGACAGTCTCTACTCAGAACTTAGTGGCACTCTAACAAAACACGGCGCCCTAACCAACCGCAGATGTGCTCGCAATGAGGA GAGAACATGTGCATGTCAGGGTTTTGAGCCTGATGCCTGTGGAGCCTCTTTCTCATTTGGTTGCTCCTGGAGTATGTACTATAATGGCTGCAAATTTGCCAGGAGTAAGGTCCCTCGAAAGTTCAAACTTCTTGGGGATGATCCCAAGGAG GAGGAGAAACTGGAACAAAATCTCCAGGGTCTTGCAACTTTGATGGCCCCACTGTACAAAAAAATGGCACCTGATGCTTACTCCAATCAG GTGGAGCATGAACACAGAGCTCCTGATTGCCGTCTGGGCCAAAAGGAAGGACGCCCATTTTCTGGAGTGACAGCCTGTCTAGACTTCTGTGCCCATGCTCACAGAGACCTGCACAACATGCAGGGGGGCAGTACTGTG GTCTGCACGCTAACACGAGAGGACAATCGTGAGATTGGAAAAATTCCTGAAGATGAGCAACTGCATGTTCTTCCCTTATACAAGGCTTCATCCACTGATGAGTTTGGCAGTGCTGAGGCTCAGCTGGAGAAGACCAAGACCGGTGCTATTCAGGTGCTCAATGCCTTTCGTCGACAGGTACGTATGCTGTCAGAGCCTGCTAAGTCATGCCGGCAGAAGAAACTGGATGCCAAGAAAGCTGCAGCTAACAAGACAACCCACCCCAGTACACCGAATTCCAAAATGGACAGCACCCAGCAAGCAAAGCAGAAACAAAGTGCTTATGAGTACCCAGGCCAGAACACACCTGTAACAG GCCCAAGTAACATGAAAGCTACTCCGGACTCTGGGCAGCCCTTAAATGCTCATGCTGCCCATTTGCAGCAGCACCAGCAGCCAACATGCCCCAATCCTGCTCCCCCTTACCCCGGCCCAGCCTTCTCTAGATTCTTAAATCCACCAGGATCCTTACCTAACACTTTTAAACCAGCACAACCGCATCCTCAAACACCATCCTCTGCCAGTCCTTATCCCTCTTCTTTAAACGTTTCCAACCCTTACATTAATATGTCTAATTCATCCATCCCATATTCAGGGTCTCTTACACCCAACACCCTTTACACCGGTAACCAATGTAATGGAGGAGGGCGCATGGACAACTACCACCCTTACTACTTTTCCAATCTAAAGCATTTAGATATGTATCATCCCCAAAGAAATTCACTGTACTCTGAGCAGCAGTACAGTGCACCTCAACATTATGGGGTCAACTATCCACCACACTATGGAGAGCCTAGCTTGGCAGTCAATGGTTATAGCACTTGTAACATGAGACCTGGCATGCACTCTATGGGACATTTCCCAGGTTACAGCCCTAATATGCCACCCGATGCCTTCTCTAGGCCTCCCTCAGCCCATTCACATTTGGACTATGCAGCTGTTGGTAAAAGCAGCCAGTTTGAAGCTTACCCCAAGCCTCATATGTCCCAGAATCCTCAGATGTTTCCCCCAAATCTAAATACCTTGAGTATGCAAAGTAATAAAGATTTAGAGATAAACTCGCATGGAACAAATGGTATCTCTCAGGTGTTTCCTCCTTTGGGCAATGAATGCTTCAACCCGAACCAACCCCCAGGGTTGATGCAGTTTAATGAAAATGCCTTTAATCCCCTCGTCAAACAGGAACCATGTTCCCTGACtttagagaaaaaagaaaaggaagatgTGTGGTCTGACAGTGAACACAACTTCCTGGACCCTGAAATTGGAGGGGTGGCAGTGGCACCTAGTCATGGATCGATCATTATTGAGTGCGCTAAACGTGAGCTCCATGCAACTACGCCACTCAAGAAGCCTGACCGCAACCATCCCACCCGTATATCTCTGGTTTTCTACCAACACAAGAACCTCAATGAGGCGAAACATGGACTGGCTCTGTGGGAGGCCAAAATGGCAGAGAAAGCCCGGGAGAAAGAGGATGATGCTGAGAAGCATGGTGCTGAAAACACATCCAGCAAGAGCAGTGGAAAAAAGGTGAAACGAGAACTTTCGGAAGCCTCAGAGCCTCCATCTAAGCGATTCCTCCTCATGCTTACTGGACAGTCAATGTCATGCACTACAAATACATACGTAAGCACATCTCCCTATGCCTTTACCAAGGTGACTGGGCCTTACAATCATTTCTTGTGA